The region ccctgcttgtgttccctctcttgctgtctctgtctctcgatctgtgttaattaaataaataaataaaatctttaaaaaaaaaaaccagacagcCCACCCAGTGTGGCGGATGCTTCTGCAGCCTGTCATAACGGCAGGTGTGGGGAGACGCCCTGAcctctctgccccttgccccccagACAAAGGCCTTCATCCACCATGAGCTGCTGGCCTACCTGTACTCCTCGGCGGACCAGAGCAGCCTCATGGAGGAATCGGCCGACCAGGCCCAGCGGCGGGACGACATGCTGCGCATGTACCATGCACTCAAGGAGGCCCTCAACATCATCGGGGACATCAGCACCAGCACCGTGTCCACGCCTGTGCCCCCGCCCGTCGACGACACCTGGCTCCAGAGCACCGGCAGCCACAGGTCCGAGAGGCCTGGGCGCCTGTAGCCTGCAGAGGCTGCTGCCCACCGGTCCCCCCATGTGTCCTgtcagggcccagcccaggggcGGGTGGGGTGAAGGGGCCTGAGCCATAGTGGTTGCTGCTCCCCAGCCTGGGCCTGAAGTgacaaggagagagaagaagTGTTGGGTGGAGGGCCCATCTGACTGTTGGTGTTTTCCATCGGTAAAGCCCAAGCGGAAGCCAGAGAGGGCAAGAGGCTGGGGCAGCGGGGGCCATGGGGTCATCATTCTGGAGCACAAAGCGCAGACGAGAATGGCAGGTTGGGGAGGGTCTGCAGCAGCAGCTGGAGGGCATGACTGGCCTGTCCCCAGCCCCCCCAACCACCTCAGAGCTGGCGGGTGGAAATGAGACGCTGGCATGGCATTGCAGAGCCTTAGGCAGGGACACCCGACCAGTGACAGGGCAGGTGGCGGGAGGACAGAGAGTGGGTCAGGGGAATCTCCTAGAAGGTACCGGCCCTGCCGAGGCCTCAAGGAGCCATGGAGTTACTTAGGGAGAGGGAACAGCGGGTGCTCCGGCCCGGTGGGGGAGCCTGTGGGGTACCCAGGGCAGGGGTTTGAATGAGGGTGgactggaagaggcagggaagccGGCAGGCCCTGGCAGGGCTGGTGAGAGGGAAGTGGCCCTGGGAGTGAGGTCGGAGGGAAGCAGGAGCCCCTGGTGGCTGAGCAGAGGCGCAGGTAGGCCCTGGCGCAGGTTTTAGGTGGGGGCACAGCCACTGCTAAGCAGGTGACGGTGGGGTGGATGGAGGCGCCCCAGCCAGCGCCACACCCCGGCCCCCTCGGGTTTCCATAGGCACCCCGGCAAGGCtggtgctccccaccccccttctccgGCTCAcaccctctccttccttcacAGCCCCACTCCACAGCGCCGACCCATGTCCAGCGCACATCCCCCGGGCCGGCCCCCAGCAGTGAGAGGCCCGACCCCAGGGCCCCCTCTGATTCCCGTGCCAGTGGGGGCAGCAGCCTCCTTCACCGCACCCCCCATCCCGTCCAGGCCTGGACCCCAGAGCGTGTTTGCCAACAACGACCCCTTCTCAGCCCCGCCTCAGGTCCCATCTCGGCCGGCTCGGATTCCACCCGGCATCCCCCCTGGAGTGCCCAGGTAAGGCTGGACGCCCCCCTCACTGCCAGCGCCTTGCGGGGAATGGAGTCTTCATCTGCATGTGGCTGGTGtgaaaactaaggcccagagaggccaacttgcttgcccaaagtcacagagtggTGGAGAGTCAGGGTGACTCCGGGGCTCCCAGGCCTGGCCTCTGCCTGAACGGGTGGCCCACCACACAGATTGGGACTCCTCACGTGGGGCCCCTTCTCCTAGTTTTAACCTTGGTTTCCTTACTGAGGACACACGTGTGAGCCGTCGCACACCCCTGCCCTTCCTCACCCTGCCCTGCAGGCCAGGCTCCATTTGCCACCCTTCTCCCATGAGAAACCCAGGGTCCGGGCTGGGCGGGGACTCAGGCGGGGCCGCACAGCTCTAGCTCCTCCGTGGCACTCTAGCAGCTTTTGAGGCATCCGGCATCAGGCAGCAccctggggcgggggcggtggggcCTGGGTCCCCTCCCTCGTCCTACTTAGGGCCTCACTgccgtctccccctccccctccccgtctGTCTTTATTCTCTTTGCAGCAGAAGACCCCCTGCTGCGCCCAGCCGGCCCACCATTATCCGCCCAGCCGAGCCATCCCTGCTCGACtaggctgtgggggggggggggggtggcgtgTTCTCAGGGGGTTTTCACACACCTGCCGTGCAGGAGCTTCGGTGGTCTGGGCCCCTCCACTGCCCCTGGCCCTGTCATCCACGTGCCAGGACCAGGCTCCCTGTGGGCAGCCCCCTGACTCTTCCCTAACCTCGGCCCCCATCCCCAGCTGGACACAGCACTGAACGAAGGGGCCCTGGAGCCCCGGGTCAAGGGCGGGAGCTGGGGTGTTGCACTTTGGGGGATGGAGCCACAGGGTAGCAGAGGAGGGAATGCACCCTGGGCACCCTCTCTAATGAGGATTCAGGCTGGGGCCGGGCGGGGGACTCACCTGGGGCTTCTCTGGCCAGGAAAGCCTGAGACCAGGCCTTCTGGAAACTGGGGCAGCAAGAGTGCCTGTACCCCAGCCCTTCCTGGGGCCCAAGGAGCATGTCCACTTCTCAGCAGCGGGAGCTCCAAGCAGTGAGCCAGGCCCAGCAGGCCCCACGCTGCCCACCCTGCGAGTTGTAAATATTCCTTCCTTGGCCGTATTAACCACACGGCCGAGCCTCGGCTGCCGGAGGTGCCTTCGCCGGGTCCGGAAGCCTCCGTCCTGCCGGCCTCGCTCGCTCCTCCCTGGGTCCCCTCCTCCTCCTAGGTCCCCAGGGTGGCTCGGGCTCAGGGCTGAGTGAGTGGGGAGGctttgaggggctcctggctcccACCCAGGCCTCTCCGACGGGGTGGGCCCCAGGTGGCCCATCGCCGAGCAGACCCTGCTCGCTCCTTGCTCGGTTTGACCACTGTAAGTGCCTGCACTCTGTATCCtattaataaactaaaataaagggaagaagcttctggtggctgctgtgTGGGCCTTTTGTGTTGGCGTTCAGGCTGAGCATGTGGACTGCTCGCCTTCCCCCGGCAAGCCTCTGACAAggaccccacctcccctcctacCGTGGGCACGCTCACACCTCACTCCTGGGGCTCTGCTCTTGGGGAGAGCACTTCTTCCAGAGGCAACCATGCTCTAGAGGGAAAATCTCTTGCTTTCCTTAACATGTCAGCAGGGGGGACAAATGTTCGCCACTCTCCCTCCACACATACTAACCCAGGGGCCTGGCTGTAGCCCCTGACACAGGCCTGGGGTGGGCAGCAGAATCACACAGGGGAGAGGAAGCCCCGGCCCTCCACCCCACCACTGCTGTGGTCAGGGTCCCCCTTCCTACCACTGCAATCGTAAGGACTCCGCCCAGGTCCAAGGCCGCCTGGCCCAGCCCGGGTCACAGTTAAACtttgctttctgatttttctcttgtgcCCAGGCGACCACCTCCATCGGCTCCCGCCCGGCCTTTCTTCTGAGCTTCGTGGGAGACCCCTCCCGCCTGCCTGGTTTGCCCCCCTTGGGGGCAGGTCTGTCCCGGCTGGTGTCCCTGAGCCCCAGTCACCAGGCTCTGTGATTTTCTGACCATAATTTATTGACTCCAGTGCCCAGGCCAGACCGCCCTTTGTTCCGTGAGGCTCCTGCGCAAGCTTTGGCTGGGCCACCCCTCAGCCCTGCCCGGGGCCTctgcagagagcaggaggggcggGTGGTCATGCAGGCCCCCCCACTCCTAGAGTTCTGTTACCAGACCTCACACAGAGCCCACCCCGCGCTGGGCTGAGGGGCTGGGCTCCTTCCTCTCAATAAAGTGACTGTCCTGGCAAGAACACCGCAACCGTGtctccttcccagcccctggcataAGCAGGCGCCCCCCCCTCAAGCCTGGGAGCCGCCCCCAGCAGCAGCAACAGGCCTCTGGTGGGGCAACAGGGAGACAAAGGAAGGCGTGGGGTCCCACAAGCAGCAAGACCCCTCCCACCATACCCTGGCTCAAAAggccaggagggaagggaagggagagtttGCTTCCTGGGCCCCATCCTACACCAAGCAGTGCCCGTGCAGGCTGGGACTCGGGCTAAGGCACACACATTTACCGGAGGGGACACGGCAAGGGGCCAGAATATCCAGGGGTCACATTCAAATGCTGCAGTGCCCTCCCCGTCCATGCACAATTTCCAGGAAAGCAGGTGCAGCCACTGAGCTGTCCCTCCTGGAGGGCCCAGGCCTGTCAGCCAAGCCAACAAGGGTTTCCAGCCTGGCTCCTGGCAGGGAGGAGACACACAACCTCAGGGCCATGGCTGCGTGTCCTCCCCTCCCATAGGAAGCTAAGTTTGGGGAAAGGACCAGCAGCGGACCACACACATGTGCCCTGCTGCCCCTCCTTTCCCTGTTCTTCCTTCTGGGGCTACGTGGGCACAGGGCGCTTGTCCTGGAAGAAGCGCTTGAGCGTGCAGACCTGGAGCACGGCCACCAGCAACAGCACTGCCACGTTCACCGCGGACCAGAAGTTGACCCGCTCCAGGTTGCCCTCCTGCAGGTTGCGGTCACGTGCCTCAAAGGCCCGCAGGAGCGTCAGCATCTGGATGCTACGTTCCAACCGGGTCTTCATGGTCTCGATGGactcctgtggagcagagagaggggcagggtcaGGCCTCCGCCCTTGGGGGAGCAGGGACCAATAAAACGGGGGATGGGGTGAGCCTGTTTTGGGAGGAGAGAGCTGAGAGGAGACTTTGTGGCCAGGCTGCCTGAGTCTGAATCCTCTCTCTGTGCCGACTGGCTGGGTGACTTTcagcaagttaattaacctctctgggcctgtttcctccgAACTGAGATGAGAACTGAAtgcctaaataaatataaagaatgtACTTACTAGTGGCTAACAGCACAGATgctgaagccagactgcctgggttcaaatatTGGATCTGCCAGTTGCTATGTGGCCTTAGGAAAGTTACTTAGCCATCCTGTGGCTCAGTTTAAATGGGGCATTGGGAACACATTCCCTACCTCATACGGAGATTTCATTAGTTACTTAAGCCCTTGAAATTCCTATACCTAGAAATGCGCTATTATTTTAATTGAGTGGCTACTATTCTAATTAAGGTGGGGGCGCCAGGGGGGCTGGGTCAGGCTGATGCCGACCCCGGCCAAGGTGGAAGAATAGGGGAGCACTGTTGCCCAAAGCCAGAGATCTGCGACAAGTGGCCCTGGCTCAGCCTGGGTGCACCTTGATGTCCTCCATCTTGACATCCAGCATCTCCTCAGGCTCCACAGCCTCTGCCCAGCCCTCGACCTCCTCGTCATCCTGCAGGCTGTCAAAAATGAGTTCGAAGAACACCAGCTTCTCAGAAATTGTGCTGAAGGAGTTGTCAAAGCACAGCTTGTAGTCCCCAGCTTCCGTGGGCTCCACCCTGGgagaaagacacacagacacacatgacCCAGAGCGGCCCTCCAGCCGGACTTTGAGAGGCAGGGAAGGTGGTAACCTGaggccagtggggaggggcagggctgaaACTAAACCCAGGCAGACAGTGGGACTTAACTCACGTGTGCACCCCATCTGCCTTGCGGGACTCGCTGACGAGCAGCACGCCCTGAGGGCTCTCCAGCGTGAAATCCACGTCCAGCCCAGCACCTCCGATCACCTGGGGGGACAGGTAAGAGGGTGGAGGGCTAGCGGTGGGCCAAGGGCACCTGCCAGGGAAAGCCAAGGCTGGACCAACCCGCACAGACCCATCCAGGACCACCAGGGGCCTACCTGAGCGCTGACACCTACACCTGGAACCTGGTCCTGCCCCACCCGTCCCTCTGACCGCGCCCCTTGCCTTGGCTCAGTCTTCATTGATAGGACAGCTTTGGTTTTGGCTCTTTCATCTGGTCACGCCCCCGTCGTAAGTCCTTGATGACGTTTACCTGACCATACCCCAAGTGAGGCGACAGGGCTCTTGCTTTCCTTAACCCAAACCCCGAGACATCCTCATGTTGACCACACCCTTTTAGTGGCGCATCTTGGTCATGCCCACCAACCCCGCCAGTCAGTGGACCCAACTTTTGGCCACGCCCACTCGTGAGGTTCCTGCCCTGTGAGGGGCGCTCTCTTATAACCGatggccccgccccctccggcgGTCTCACTCTAACCCCGCCTCCTGCCATTATTCCCGCCCCCTCCGCTCCCACGCACCTTCTCCAGCAGCCCCGGCTCGCTCTTCCTAGCTCCGCCCCCGCGCTCTTACGCActggctcctccccctccctctttaaTCCGTGCCTCGCTTCAGCGGCTTGGCCACGCCCCCTCGCCCTGGCTCCCGTCGCTCGTGTGCTCCCCGGCTCGGGACCCTCTACCTGGTACTCGGTCTCGAGGCTTGCGTTGGCCGGCGCAGACTGGTAGAAACACTGCTTCCTCCCCGCAGGCAGCAGGAACGTGAACTCGCCGTCCTGGATCGGTGGGggccctgcccccccaacccccaccggCGGCAGTAGTAGCCATAGGGCCAAGGCCAGGGCCGCTCCGGCCGCCATCATCCGGGTCACCCTCCGGTCTGCTAAGAGGTCGCGGTTCCTTTAAGAGCTGGCCCTGCCCCCTCTGCTACTCGGCGGAGCTCATTGGCAGCCGCTCCTGCCGGTGGTGTGAAGCGAACGGAGAGAAAAAGTGAAGGGCCCCCTGAGAGCTTAGCTGCCCGAATGAATGCCTTCTGTGCCTTAAAACACTCAACCTTCTGGAGCCTTTTTCCTGAATAGCCTCTAGCTCTAGTCACCGTCAATAGATGGTGAGGGAAAATGGCAAAAATAGGTACTATGATGGCGCATGTTTCTCAGGCAAAAGTTAAGACAACTAAATTGGAGGCGGGCCGGGACCTTCTAAGGCACTTCCCTGCGGTTTTCCGAGAGTGCGCTGGGCGCAACGGCCGTGGAGCGGTTTCGTCTGGGTGGAGTGCGCCTGAGATAAAGGCTGGACGTGTACGCGACCCGTAGGGTTCACTTGTACAGTGATTCAGCTGGGGCGAGGAGGAGACCCTTTCGTAGTGATGTGGGGCCTTCGTGTTCCTTGTGCGTGGCTCCAGGTTCGCCGCCTGACCCTTTATTCCCTTTGCTCCTTAGAGCCCTCACTTTGTCAGTTGTA is a window of Zalophus californianus isolate mZalCal1 chromosome 1, mZalCal1.pri.v2, whole genome shotgun sequence DNA encoding:
- the TMED1 gene encoding transmembrane emp24 domain-containing protein 1 isoform X1, whose protein sequence is MMAAGAALALALWLLLPPVGVGGAGPPPIQDGEFTFLLPAGRKQCFYQSAPANASLETEYQVIGGAGLDVDFTLESPQGVLLVSESRKADGVHTVEPTEAGDYKLCFDNSFSTISEKLVFFELIFDSLQDDEEVEGWAEAVEPEEMLDVKMEDIKESIETMKTRLERSIQMLTLLRAFEARDRNLQEGNLERVNFWSAVNVAVLLLVAVLQVCTLKRFFQDKRPVPT
- the TMED1 gene encoding transmembrane emp24 domain-containing protein 1 isoform X2; its protein translation is MKTEPRQGARSEGRVGQDQVPGVGVSAQVIGGAGLDVDFTLESPQGVLLVSESRKADGVHTVEPTEAGDYKLCFDNSFSTISEKLVFFELIFDSLQDDEEVEGWAEAVEPEEMLDVKMEDIKESIETMKTRLERSIQMLTLLRAFEARDRNLQEGNLERVNFWSAVNVAVLLLVAVLQVCTLKRFFQDKRPVPT